The DNA region CTCGACCCCCCAGTGCACCACGTGCGGCGACTCGAGTTCTACGCCCGCCTCGGCGGCTTCGTCGCGGATGAAGCCGCTGACGAACTGTGCGTCCCGCGCCTTGAGCGTCGAGGACCGCGGGGCGATCCCCAGCCGGGATAGCAGCCGCCGGAACGCGGACCGGAACGCCCCCTGCCGCTTCTGCCTGGCGCCCGCCCAACCGGCGGTCGCGGTGCGCGTCATCCAGTGATCGCTGACGTAGTAGACCACGAGGTAGCCCTGGTCTTCGGCCAACCAGCCGATGGAAGTCGAAACGCCTACCGGGCTGAACACGTACACGAGCTCGGGCTTGACGTCGCTTAGAGTCCGTGCGAGCTGGCGAGCATTGCGCCATTGGCGGCGTGAGGTTTCCCAGTACCGGCCCAGCCGCGTTGTCGGTTTGGCCACGAAATTCCCCGACAGCCTGCGGAGGACGTGCCCCTGATCGACGGGCGCCGCCACGCCGTACGTGCTTGTCAGGACCGTGACTTCATGCCCGCGGGCGCGGAGCCCCTCGGCCACGTCTCGGCAGCCGAGCTCGTAGCCCCCCAGGTAGTGGGGCGGGTAGAGGTTGGAGATGACTAGGATTCGCATGGCAGGCCTGAGGCTTCACGCTTGGCGCCAGATCTTCACGCCTCGCGGCGGAGCACGGCAAGGTTCGATTGGTAGATGAGCCCGCCGCCGGAGGGCTCCGTAAACCGCGTCATCCATCCGCTACGCAGCGCTTCGTGCGACGCGTGCTTCAACAAGCGGGCGGCGCCGGTGACCATCCAAGAAAGCGGGCCCCGAGTCGCGGGTTTGAACGTGACCGACGCCAGCATTGTGCCGAGCGCTTCGCGACCGCCGCCGAGTTGTTCAATCCGCTCTACCGTCAGGCCGGCGTGCTGCGCGTGCCACGCGATTGCGTGTGGGGTGGCGCGCCAGAAGTCGTAAGGCTGCTCATGCAGGCGGTAAACGAACGGGCACGTCATCAGCACCCGTCCCCCCACGGCCAGCAGCGAATAAAGGTTTGCGAACGCAGCCTTCCAGTCCGCAACATGCTCAAAGACCTCCGTGCACAGCAGCAGGTCGAAGGGTCCGCGCGCAGAGAGCGACGCAGGGAGATCGCCGTCAATCGTGCCGAGCTCATCGACGTCACCTCGGATGTTTTGAAGCACGTCAAAACTGGCGTAGTGGAAACCGAGCCGCTGGGCGAGAGGCCGGAAGGGTTGCTCGCCGCAGCCTACGTCCAGGAGCCGCTGTTTCGGGCCGGCCGTGGAGAGGCTCTCGAGCGTCTGCTCGATCTCCCGTCGGAGGAGCGGCACAATGAAGCAGTCGGGACGGCGTACGCCCGCAGAGTAGTCGGACCTGCGGTAGACGTCGCGCGGGTCCTGGTTGGAATCGGAGGTTTGAGTTTCAGCTGCCATTTCCGCTAAGATGCCCGGTGGTTTGAGGAGTGCGTACCGCGACGGACGCGGTTGGCGAGACCGCGGAGCCGTAGTTGGTCCAACGTGTCCGCCAACAAGTGAGGAGCGATCCACGCCAGCGTAACGGTGTAGACCATGGCAAACAGTGATCCGCCGAGTGTCAAGTCGAGCAGGTCCGCCATCAATCCTTGCGCCGTCGCTCGCACAAGAATCGCTGCGGCAATCAGTGCCGCAACCCCGGCGATGAGCGGTGGAGTGACCTCGCGAATCACCCCCCCTGTGCCGTGGCCGCGGACTGCTAGTCGGAAA from Pirellulimonas nuda includes:
- a CDS encoding class I SAM-dependent methyltransferase — encoded protein: MAAETQTSDSNQDPRDVYRRSDYSAGVRRPDCFIVPLLRREIEQTLESLSTAGPKQRLLDVGCGEQPFRPLAQRLGFHYASFDVLQNIRGDVDELGTIDGDLPASLSARGPFDLLLCTEVFEHVADWKAAFANLYSLLAVGGRVLMTCPFVYRLHEQPYDFWRATPHAIAWHAQHAGLTVERIEQLGGGREALGTMLASVTFKPATRGPLSWMVTGAARLLKHASHEALRSGWMTRFTEPSGGGLIYQSNLAVLRREA